One region of Salvia miltiorrhiza cultivar Shanhuang (shh) chromosome 3, IMPLAD_Smil_shh, whole genome shotgun sequence genomic DNA includes:
- the LOC131015921 gene encoding uncharacterized protein LOC131015921 isoform X3 encodes MEVELEPRVKPLGYKVKAMSRESPAQKAAHLLDTDLRNHWSTATNTKEWILLELDEPCLLSHIRIYNKSVLEWEISVGLRYKPETFVKVRPRCEAPRRDMMYPMNYTPCRFVRISCMRGNPIALFFVQLIGISVPGLEAEFHPVANYLLPYIISHKQDAVDMHLQLLQDVTSRLARFLPHLEADLNSFAEAAEPTMRFLAMLAGPFYPILQIASERENARLAPNIPDYEASKINVSSTALTVSSNFEPRRSRTTSSVSLPISMHLVFRPDAVLLLLRKAYKDPNLGSVCRTASRILLKFMEPVLMHEVSGLASEITSSVPDETSKSDHRDPISLPDYSNLLGEEFQIPCDSWDLTYLNVLDSAAVEEGLVHVLYASASQPLHCSKLAENTSDLWLALPLIQALLPALRPNSSSPYQIDDKFSLWKQPFVQNALSQIVATSSSAIYCPLLRACAGYLASFSPSHAKAACVLIDLCCGVLAPWTAQVIAKVDLTIELLEDLLGAIQGAHVSFSRARAALKYIVLMLSGNMDDLMAKYKEAKFQLLFLVEMLEPYLDPSLTPLKGMIAFGNVSSIFTESQEKNCATAINVIRTAVRKSAVLPSLEAEWRRGSVAPSVLLSVLDPQMQLPPDIDNRKFPSPGRVEPQSLASLPLSSRHGVISSRSNSQETTDAKVDITDTIGRVDVLEDANLLFAPPDLNRMSLVHVPSSTDKKISDSNHLNGIEFNNLLADYSQLTNYRDCELRASEFRRLALNLISQNKLTQESHDVAIDALLLAAECYINPYFMIYLKDNSSYVSKIYPKNSNNHGPTDMERIFGRKDNDLKLVADIERRRDRVVLEILIEAAGLDRKYREVASEGEILGLPVEGGDDVNLFQQDNPSADAITLVRQNQALLCNFLIHHLQRDSHQEQHPRHEILMWCLLFLLHSATKLFCAPEHVVDVILKFAESFNMHLKSFCCQSKEGNPQLNHFKLHEVQRCWILLQNLVIASSGNDERSVLPVNVRNGFRFSNLIPSLVWLQKVPAFSSSPFPIVRYFGWMAIARNAKQFLDERLFLVSDLPELTYLLSIFSDDLSVVDNIVDQKNVDNRIEQLSIHPDIKCEDGSKNLGCEDRWQSFHVLYPVISKFFPSFKEDFIGFGETILEAVGLQMKFLSTYMVPDLMCWFSDLCLSPFVQSKNTLALSQDKPDHYKGFVAKNAKAVILYILEAIVVEHMEAMVPEIPRVVQVFVSLCRTSYCDVSFLDSILHLLKPIIAYSLSKVPAEEDSLVDDSCENFESLCFSELFRNIKSADTNLDTPVEKGKCQALTIYVLASVFGNLSFQRKTEFLQSALLWADFASSDGTNSLPDYICAYQALMENCRDLLIATSKVWGIIPLNVSPDSDTSISSVDGFSEFSSWFLNDICNSPSPAEVSGNHQDDSKSVADVNQNVCQLTLEEVKTLLEELEAIISKLSPTLEQCWRLHHKLSKKLTLTCAECLLYSRCLWFITDRVSASSGVEDIHPSKLSDDVQDIWRTSLEGLSKMILLLQDKHCWEVASLLIDSLLGVPQHFCLDNVISDICFAIKNFANSAPNISCRILTDKLIQLLLARGIHKICQNEGPLVDLFCAMLVHPEPEQRYIALKHLGRLVGQDVDGGRLILSSTTESIIATSDLPTSANEQILCALVTATWDNVALMASSDTSLLLRTNATSLLINFLPFAERSKLQSFLASADNILQCLTSLSQPTRYGPLTQFSLALMASVFLYCPSEDISLIPESIWRSIETLGMSKIDRYCTSLEKKACEALCRLKSDGEQAKQVLREVLSSSPPKQHLPDFLTIRESILTVIGNLTSAKSYLDFFSEEAEQKLMELEETEIEMEFLQKEHPLPDSSTKFKDWYQLPFMSAYSKDDLRLQQIKEGIKSIEKAKLREEIVARRQQKLLLRRARQQFLEEAALREAELIQKIDRERADEVEKELERQKLLELERAKTRELRNNLEMEKEKQAQRDLQRELEQVESGVRPSRREFSSSGHTGRARDRYRERETSREGSEGSIRTSSRGADGVASTTAAALPGRGSFSGQLPTILQSRERTDECGSSYEENMDGSKDSGDTGSVGDPDMEGQPISFGSGQRHGSRGSKSRQIIERRERDGRREGKWERKH; translated from the exons atGGAGGTAGAGTTGGAGCCAAGAGTGAAGCCATTGGGTTACAAAGTGAAGGCGATGTCCAGAGAATCACCTGCACAGAAGGCTGCTCACCTGCTCGACACAGACCTCCGTAACCATTGGTCCACCGCCACTAACACCAAAGAATGGATCTTGCTCGAGCTCGAC GAACCTTGCTTGCTCTCGCACATAAGGATATATAATAAGTCAGTTCTGGAATGGGAAATTTCAGTTGGATTACGTTATAAG CCAGAGACCTTTGTTAAAGTTCGTCCCCGCTGTGAAGCACCTCGGCGTGATATGATGTACCCAATGAATTACACACCTTGCCGCTTTGTGCGGATATCTTGTATGCGTGGGAACCCAATAGCTTTGTTTTTTGTTCAG CTAATTGGGATTTCGGTTCCTGGTTTAGAGGCAGAGTTCCATCCTGTTGCTAACTACTTGTTACCATACATTATATCACATAAACAAGATGCTGTGGATATGCATCTCCAG TTGCTTCAAGACGTCACAAGTCGGTTGGCAAGGTTTCTCCCTCACCTTGAG GCTGATCTTAATAGCTTTGCAGAAGCTGCAGAACCTACTATGCGTTTTCTGGCTATGCTTGCTGGTCCATTTTATCCCATCCTTCAGATTGCAAGCGAAAG AGAGAATGCAAGGCTGGCTCCTAATATTCCTGATTATGAAGCTTCCAAGATCAATGTGTCGTCAACTGCCTTGACAGTTTCCTCGAACTTTGAG CCAAGGAGGTCGCGGACTACATCCTCCGTCTCCTTACCTATATCCATGCACTTGGTTTTCCGTCCTGATGCAGTCCTTTTACTACTCAGAAAGGCTTATAAAGATCCCAACCTGGGGAGTGTTTGCAGGACG GCATCAAGAATTCTTTTGAAGTTTATGGAGCCTGTGCTAATGCATGAAGTATCTGGTCTAGCTTCAGAGATTACATCTTCTGTACCTGATGAGACTTCTAAATCTGATCATCGTGATCCTATTTCATTACCTGATTACTCAAATTTGTTGGGGGAGGAATTTCAGATTCCATGTGATTCTTGGGACCTCACGTACCTAAATGTGTTAGATTCTGCAGCTGTTGAAGAAGGACTAGTGCATGTTCTTTATGCTTCTGCTTCCCAG CCATTACATTGTAGCAAGCTGGCTGAAAATACATCAGATCTTTGGCTGGCATTACCACTAATTCAAGCCTTGCTTCCAG CACTTCGACCTAATTCAAGCAGTCCTTACCAGATTGATGACAAGTTCTCTCTTTGGAAACAACCATTCGTACAAAATGCACTTTCTCAG ATTGTGGCAACTTCATCTTCAGCGATCTACTGTCCTCTGCTTCGGGCTTGTGCTGGCTATTTAGCATCTTTCTCACCATCACAT GCTAAAGCAGCGTGTGTTCTTATTGATCTGTGCTGTGGTGTGTTGGCACCATGGACTGCTCAAGTGATTGCAAAG GTGGACTTGACCATTGAGCTCTTGGAGGACCTTTTGGGTGCGATCCAG GGTGCTCATGTTTCATTCTCCCGTGCACGTGCCGCCCTCAAGTATATTGTCCTGATGCTATCTGGAAACATGGATGATTTAATGGCAAAATATAAG GAAGCTAAGTTCCAGTTACTGTTCTTGGTGGAGATGCTTGAACCTTACCTGGATCCTTCCTTAACCCCCTTGAAGGGCATGATAGCCTTTGGAAACGTATCTTCCATTTTTACTGAAAGTCAGGAAAAGAATTGTGCTACAGCAATAAATGTGATTCGCACAGCAGTAAGGAAGTCTGCTGTGCTTCCGTCATTGGAGGCTGAATGGAGGCGTGGGTCTGTTGCTCCTAG TGTACTTCTTTCAGTTTTGGATCCTCAGATGCAGTTACCTCCTGATATTGACAATCGCAAGTTCCCTTCTCCTGGAAGGGTGGAGCCACAATCATTAGCTTCTCTGCCTCTTTCTTCTCGTCATGGGGTAATCTCTTCTAGGTCAAATAGCCAAGAGACTACCGATGCGAAGGTTGATATTACTGACACCATCGGTAGAGTGGATGTATTGGAGGATGCCAATCTTCTCTTTGCTCCACCAGACCTGAATAGAATGTCCCTTGTTCATGTTCCATCCAGCACAGACAAAAAGATTTCAGATTCAAACCACTTGAAT GGTATTGAATTCAATAATTTGTTGGCTGATTATTCGCAACTCACAAATTATAGAGATTGTGAGCTGAGGGCCTCTGAGTTTAGGCGTTTAGCTCTGAACTTGATCTCCCAGAATAAGCTTACACAGGAGAGTCATGATGTTGCCATAGATGCTTTGCTTCTTGCAGCAGAATGTTATATAAATCCCTACTTTATGATCTATCTCAAGGACAATTCATCTTATGTGAGCAAAATCTACCCCAAAAATTCTAATAATCATGGACCTACAGATATGGAGAGAATTTTCGGACGAAAAGATAACGACTTAAAGCTTGTGGCAGATATTGAAAGGAGAAGGGACAGAGTTGTTCTTGAAATCCTGATTGAGGCAGCTGGCTTAGACAGAAAATATCGCGAAGTGGCATCGGAGGGGGAAATCTTGGGATTGCCTGTTGAAGGGGGTGATGATGTTAATTTGTTCCAGCAGGATAATCCTTCTGCAGATGCAATTACCTTGGTTCGGCAGAATCAAGCACTGCTGTGCAATTTCTTGATACATCATTTGCAGAGGGACTCTCATCAGGAGCAGCATCCAAGGCATGAGATTCTAATGTGGTGTCTGCTTTTTCTGTTGCATTCAGCGACTAAATTATTCTGTGCCCCCGAGCATGTGGTTGATGTGATATTAAAGTTTGCTGAATCCTTCAACATGCATTTGAAATCCTTTTGTTGCCAATCGAAGGAAGGAAATCCACAGTTAAACCATTTTAAGCTGCATGAGGTGCAACGCTGCTGGATTCTCCTTCAAAACTTGGTCATTGCTTCAAGTGGCAATGATGAAAGATCTGTACTACCAGTCAATGTAAGAAATGGTTTTCGGTTCTCGAATCTGATTCCTAGTTTGGTCTGGCTGCAGAAAGTACCTgccttttcttcttctccttttcCAATTGTTAGGTATTTTGGATGGATGGCAATTGCACGCAACGCCAAGCAATTTCTGGATGAGCGTCTCTTCCTTGTTTCTGATTTGCCAGAGTTAACATATCTTTTATCTATATTCTCAGATGACCTCTCAGTAGTTGATAACATTGTTGATCAGAAAAATGTGGATAATAGGATTGAGCAATTGAGTATTCACCCAGATATAAAATGTGAGGATGGAAGCAAAAATCTAGGCTGTGAAGATAGATGGCAATCTTTTCATGTTCTATATCCTGTAATCAGTAAATTCTTTCCTAGTTTTAAGGAAGACTTTATAGGTTTTGGTGAAACTATTTTGGAGGCAGTTGGCCTGCAAATGAAATTTCTTTCTACCTATATGGTGCCAGATCTAATGTGTTGGTtttctgatttatgcttaagtCCCTTTGTTCAGAGTAAGAATACCCTTGCCTTATCCCAAGACAAGCCTGACCATTACAAAGGTTTTGTTGCCAAGAATGCAAAAGCCGTCATCCTTTACATCCTTGAAGCTATTGTAGTTGAGCACATGGAAGCAATGGTTCCAGAAATACCAAGAGTGGTGCAAGTGTTTGTATCCCTTTGTCGGACATCATACTGCGATGTATCATTTCTTGATTCGATATTGCATTTGTTAAAGCCCATTATAGCATATTCCCTTAGTAAGGTGCCTGCTGAGGAAGACTCATTAGTAGATGATTCATGTGAGAATTTTGAATCTTTATGCTTCAGTGAGCTCTTTAGAAATATAAAGTCTGCTGACACGAATCTAGATACTCCTGTGGAAAAAGGAAAATGCCAGGCACTAACAATATATGTTCTAGCTTCCGTTTTTGGTAATTTGTCCTTCCAGAGGAAAACAGAATTCTTACAGTCTGCCCTTTTATGGGCTGATTTTGCTTCTTCTGATGGAACAAACTCCTTGCCTGATTATATTTGTGCATACCAAGCTCTCATGGAGAACTGCAGAGACCTACTAATTGCTACTTCTAAAGTCTGGGGTATTATTCCACTTAACGTTTCTCCAGATTCCGATACTAGCATTAGCTCCGTTGATGGTTTTTCTGAGTTCTCCTCCTGGTTTCTCAATGACATATGCAATTCCCCCTCGCCTGCAGAGGTATCCGGAAACCATCAAGATGACAGTAAATCAGTTGCTGATGTCAATCAAAATGTTTGTCAATTGACTTTGGAAGAAGTAAAGACGTTACTGGAAGAACTAGAAGCCATCATTTCAAAACTCAGTCCGACCTTGGAACAGTGCTGGAGACTACATCATAAACTGTCCAAGAAACTGACACTCACATGTGCTGAATGTTTGTTATACTCAAGGTGCTTATGGTTTATTACTGATAGAGTTTCTGCCTCTTCAGGCGTAGAGGATATCCATCCTAGCAAACTTTCCGATGATGTGCAAGATATTTGGAGAACAAGTCTTGAAGGACTATCTAAAATGATCTTACTGCTTCAGGATAAGCATTGTTGGGAGGTCGCATCTCTATTAATTGACTCACTCCTGGGGGTGCCCCAGCACTTTTGTTTGGATAATGTGATTAGTGACATATGCTTTGCAATTAAGAACTTCGCTAACAGCGCTCCAAATATCTCTTGTAGAATATTAACTGACAAGCTGATTCAGTTGTTGTTGGCAAGAGGCATCCATAAGATCTGTCAGAATGAAGGCCCTCTGGTTGATCTTTTCTGTGCCATGCTAGTGCATCCTGAGCCTGAACAAAGATATATTGCACTAAAGCACTTGGGCAGACTTGTGGGCCAGGATGTTGATGGTGGAAGATTAATTTTATCCTCAACAACTGAGTCTATTATAGCTACATCAGATTTGCCGACTTCTGCTAATGAGCAGATTTTATGTGCTTTAGTTACAGCGACATGGGACAATGTAGCCTTGATGGCGTCATCTGATACATCACTGCTCCTAAGAACAAATGCAACATCACTTCTTATCAACTTCTTACCATTTGCTGAGAGGTCTAAACTGCAATCGTTTCTTGCATCTGCCGACAACATTCTTCAATGTTTGACGTCTCTTTCACAACCGACGCGTTATGGCCCACTTACACAATTCTCTTTGGCGCTCATGGCCAGTGTTTTTCTTTATTGTCCATCTGAAGATATTTCGCTGATTCCGGAAAGTATTTGGAGAAGTATTGAAACTCTTGGAATGTCTAAAATTG ATAGGTATTGCACCAGCCTAGAGAAAAAGGCTTGTGAGGCACTATGTAGACTTAAAAGCGACGGGGAACAGGCTAAACAG GTCTTAAGGGAAGTGCTTTCTTCAAGTCCTCCAAAGCAACATCTCCCTGATTTTTTAACTATCCGCGAATCCATTCTTACG GTTATTGGCAATTTAACCTCTGCCAAATCATACTTGGACTTCTTCTCAGAGGAAGCTGAACAGAAGCTCATG GAACTGGAagaaactgaaatagaaatGGAATTTCTGCAAAAAGAGCATCCACTACCTGATTCATCCACCAAATTCAAAGATTGGTACCAGTTACCGTTTATGTCAG CCTATTCGAAGGATGACCTTCGACTGCAACAGATTAAAGAAGGAATTAAATCCAT AGAAAAGGCAAAACTCAGGGAAGAAATAGTCGCTCGGAGGCAACAGAAGCTTCTTTTGAGGCGTGCCCGTCAACAATTTTTGGAAGAGGCAGCTTTACGAGAAGCAGAACTCATTCAGAAAATTGATAG AGAGAGAGCGGATGAGGTAGAAAAGGAGCTCGAGAGACAGAAGTTGCTCGAGCTTGAGCGAGCAAAAACTAGAGAATTGCGGAACAATCTTGAAATGGAGAAAGAAAAGCAGGCTCAG AGGGACCTACAGCGGGAACTTGAGCAAGTAGAATCTGGAGTCCGACCATCAAGACGAGAATTTTCATCCTCCGGCCATACTGG TAGAGCACGGGATAGGTATCGTGAAAGAGAAACAAGCAGGGAAGGGAGCGAAGGTAGCATAAGAACAAGTAGTCGTGGTGCTGATGGTGTTGCTTCGACCACCGCAGCAGCTCTACCTGGGAGGGGTTCATTCTCAGGCCAACTTCCCACGATTCTGCAATCGCGTGAGAGAACTGACGAATGTGGGAGCAGTTATGAAGAAAATATGGATGGAAGCAAGGATTCGGGTGATACAGGTAGTGTTGGGGATCCAGACATGGAGGGGCAGCCCATTAGTTTTGGATCTGGTCAGAGGCATGGATCAAGGGGTAGCAAATCGCGGCAGATCATTGAGAGGAGAGAACGTGATGGTAGACGTGAAGGAAAATGGGAGCGAAAACACTAG